The following proteins are co-located in the Perca fluviatilis chromosome 22, GENO_Pfluv_1.0, whole genome shotgun sequence genome:
- the bmi1a gene encoding LOW QUALITY PROTEIN: polycomb complex protein BMI-1-A (The sequence of the model RefSeq protein was modified relative to this genomic sequence to represent the inferred CDS: inserted 1 base in 1 codon) produces MELSESVQRGMRSLAEPSAFDQSSYGVLVDASFRSLLSAKAEPGVLDQPELKQIDQILLKQSHTAATTFILEAVKHNADKSAISSCLEELAFSAERIEIFYSTHQVTLETLLXKFLLHVFLCRWLITDPCFVLQKHKKELERLLASIGRCPPRINDASWRLQYHVKNDQVDKVNEPFYLISLNTENEGFEEDINFTCTVEQLQDLVGKLKDAAKSVEKATNAGRANYKPFWVGYGVSFHGAHTHTHCCILLGVKRIFWRQSYRRLSGSLPETKPEDWSLSKTRIGYAYSAQAARKRGVVFAHLKCAPVRRALTATDSVCSLLQDGGSAPIHFLLIASQLSLSIRLKTHRFPAEPPGLLFLSLNMHRTTRIKITELNPHLMCVLCGGYFIDATTIIECLHSFCKMCIVRYLETSKYCPICDVQVHKTKPLLNIRSDKTLQDIVYKLVPGLFKNEMKRRRDFYAEHPVDASNGSNEDRGEVADEDKRIITDDEIISLSIEFFDHSRLGGAVEDKPSKDQNMVANKRYLQCPAAMTVMHLRKFLRSKMDIPNAYQVEVMYEDEPLKDYYTLMDIAYIYTWRRNGPLPLKYRVRPNCKKMKVSHAQQEGQNSASRSGPESDSASDKAGSPAGAPSTSSSLPSPGTPAQSPHPQLPHGPVNVNGTPTAAPPTPSRPFTQFGSGSSGGNKPRKVSLNGSSTSSG; encoded by the exons ATGGAGTTGTCTGAGTCGGTGCAGAGAGGGATGCGATCTCTAGCCGAGCCGTCCGCCTTCGACCAGAGCAGCTACGGGGTGCTGGTGGACGCGTCCTTCCGGAGCCTGCTCTCCGCTAAAGCCGAGCCCGGAGTCCTCG ACCAGCCCGAGCTTAAGCAGATCGACCAGATACTGTTGAAACAGAGTCACACTGCAGCGACCACCTTCATACTGGAGGCAGTCAAACACAACGCAGACAAGTCAGCGATAAG CTCCTGCCTTGAAGAACTTGCATTCAGTGCAGAGAGAATAGAAATATTCTATAGCACACACCAGGTGACACTAGAAACATTAT CAAAATTTCTTCTTCATGTATTCTTGTGTCGGTGGCTGATCACTGAtccatgttttgttttacagaaacataaaaaagaacTGGAGCGTCTGTTAGCAAG CATAGGAAGGTGCCCACCTCGGATTAACGATGCGTCATGGCGTCTACAATACCACGTGAAG AACGATCAGGTTGATAAGGTCAACGAGCCTTTCTACTTGATTTCATTGAACACTGAG AATGAAGGATTTGAGGAAGATATCAACTTCACCTGCACAGTGGAGCAGCTACAG GATTTGGTGGGAAAGCTGAAAGACGCTGCCAAGAGTGTGGAGAAAGCCA CAAATGCGGGGCGGGCGAACTACAAGCCATTTTGGGTAGGCTACGGTGTCAGTTTCCacggagcacacacacacacacactgctgcattTTACTGGGGGTGAAGCGGATATTTTGGAGGCAAAGTTATCGGCGCCTAAGTGGGAGCCTTCCCGAGACGAAGCCGGAGGACTGGTCTCTCTCGAAGACGCGGATCGGATACGCTTACAGCGCGCAAGCGGCGAGGAAAAGAGGAGTTGTATTTGCACATCTGAAATGCGCTCCGGTCCGCCGTGCGCTCACTGCCACTGACAGCGTCTGCAGCCTGCTTCAAGATGGCGGCTCGGCTCCTATTCATTTTCTGCTGATCGCCTCCCAACTTTCATTGTCTATTCGCCTCAAGACCCACCGATTCCCAGCCGAGCCTCCAG GATTGCTGTTCCTTTCTCTCAACATGCATCGGACGACCAGGATAAAGATTACTGagctcaaccctcacctcatgTGCGTCCTGTGCGGAGGATATTTCATAGACGCAACGACCATCATCGAATGTCTCCACTCAT TTTGCAAGATGTGCATTGTGCGCTACCTGGAAACCAGCAAATACTGTCCCATCTGTGATGTACAAGTGCATAAAACCAAGCCTCTGCTCAACATTAG GTCTGACAAAACTCTACAGGACATTGTGTACAAACTGGTCCCCGGGCTCTTCAAAA ATGAaatgaagagaaggagagacttTTATGCGGAGCACCCCGTAGATG CGTCTAATGGATCAAATGAGGATCGTGGAGAGGTGGCAGACGAGGACAAAAGAATTATTACAGATGATGAGATCATCAGCCTCTCTATTGAGTTCTTTGATCACAGCAG ACTGGGAGGTGCAGTGGAGGACAAGCCGTCTAAAGATCAGAATATG GTGGCTAACAAGAGGTACCTGCAGTGTCCAGCAGCCATGACAGTCATGCATCTGAGGAAGTTTCTGCGCAGCAAAATGGACATCCCAAATGCCTACCAG gTTGAAGTCATGTATGAAGATGAACCTCTGAAAGATTACTACACGTTAATGGATATAGCATATATCTACACTTGGAGAAGG AACGGCCCTTTGCCGCTTAAGTACAGAGTCCGACCTAACTGTAAGAAGATGAAGGTGAGCCACGCGCAGCAGGAAGGCCAGAACAGCGCGAGCAGATCCGGTCCCGAGAGCGATTCTGCCAGCGACAAAGCCGGAAGTCCCGCCGGGGCTCCGTCCACTTCCTCGTCGCTGCCGAGCCCCGGCACGCCTGCGCAGTCCCCGCACCCACAGCTCCCTCACGGCCCCGTTAACGTCAACGGGACACCGACCGCCGCCCCTCCGACCCCCAGCCGACCCTTCACTCAGTTCGGCAGCGGTAGCAGCGGCGGCAACAAGCCCCGGAAGGTTTCTCTGAACGGCTCTTCGACCTCCTCCGGATGA